The following coding sequences are from one Spea bombifrons isolate aSpeBom1 chromosome 13, aSpeBom1.2.pri, whole genome shotgun sequence window:
- the MBTD1 gene encoding MBT domain-containing protein 1: MEQPKELSDHSSRERKRRDSFGMFDGYDSCSEDTSSSSSSDESEEEVTPLQSSLPIIKNNGQVYTYPDGKSGMATCEMCGMVGVRDAFYSKTKRFCSVSCSRSYSSNSKKASILARLQGKPPTKKAKVLQKQPLVAKLAAYAQYQATLKNQPANKMAVTAEGFNWGNYITSNNLIAAPVTCFRHAPMGNCWGDISEGVRVEVPNTDHNLPQKVFWIAAIVKLAGYNALLRYEGFENDSSLDFWCNICAPDVHPVGWCASSGKPLVPPQTIQHRYTNWKAFLVKRLTGAKTLPPDFSQKVSESMQYPIKASMRVEVVDKTHLCRTRVAIVDSVIGGRLRLVYEESEDKTDDFWCHMYSPLIHQIGWSRSIGHRFKRTDILKKQESSYDAPPHLFAKIKEVDQGAEWFKDGMKLEAIDPLNLSAICVATIRKVLAEGYLMIGIDGSEAADGSDWFCYHASSPSIFPVGFCEINKIELTPPRGYTKLPFKWFDYLRETGSVAAPVKFFNKEVPNHGFRVGMKLEAVDLMEPRLVCVATVTRIIHRLLRIHFDGWEDEYDQWVDCESADLYPVGWCQLTGYQLQPPAPQTTKDNQSNVSKQKKKSKSQQYKGHKKMTTLQLKEDLLDSEEYTFLQASDQESNGSGSYYIKQEP; encoded by the exons ATGGAACAGCCCAAGGAGCTG TCTGACCATTCTTCACGTGAAAGGAAGAGACGGGATTCGTTCGGAATGTTCGACGGGTATGACAGCTGCAGCGAGGACACGAGTAGCAGCTCAAGTTCCGACGAAAGCGAGGAGGAAGTTACCCCGCTGCAGTCGAGCCTCCCCATCATCAAAAACAATGGGCAAGTTTACACGTATCCAGACGGGAAATCCGGAATGG CTACCTGCGAGATGTGCGGCATGGTCGGAGTCCGGGACGCGTTTTACTCCAAGACGAAGCGATTCTGCAGCGTTTCCTGCTCCCGGAGTTACTCCTCCAATTCCAAGAAGGCAAGCATTCTGGCAAGGCTTCAG GGTAAACCTCCTACGAAAAAAGCAAAAGTTCTCCAAAAACAGCCGCTGGTTGCCAAGTTAGCAGCTTATGCTCAGTACCAAGCGACGCTGAAGAACCAACCGGCGAACAAAATGG ccGTCACAGCAGAAGGATTTAATTGGGGCAACTACATCACGAGCAATAACCTGATCGCTGCTCCTGTCACTTGTTTCAGACAC gCACCCATGGGAAACTGCTGGGGAGATATCTCAGAAGGTGTAAGAGTCGAAGTTCCAAACACAGACCACAATCTGCCCCAGAAAGTGTTCTGGATTGCCGCGATCGTGAAGTTAGCAG GGTACAACGCTTTGCTGAGATACGAGGGCTTCGAAAACGATTCCAGCCTGGACTTCTGGTGTAACATCTGCGCTCCTGACGTCCATCCGGTCGGCTGGTGTGCAAGCAGCGGGAAGCCGTTAGTTCCTCCGCAGA CGATACAACACCGATACACAAATTGGAAAGCCTTTTTAGTGAAAAGACTCACCGGAGCCAAGACGCTGCCTCCTGACTTCTCTCAAAAG GTATCGGAAAGCATGCAGTATCCTATCAAAGCTTCCATGAGGGTCGAGGTGGTGGACAAGACGCACCTCTGCCGGACGCGGGTGGCCATAGTGGACAGCGTGATCGGGGGCAGGTTGCGATTAGTCTACGAGGAAAGCGAAGACAAGACAGATGACTTCTGGTGTCATATGTACAGTCCCCTCATTCATCAGATCGGGTGGTCTCGGAGCATAGGGCATCGATTCAAAAGAACAG atattttgaaGAAGCAGGAATCCAGCTATGATGCGCCTCCTCATTTATTTGCAAAG ATTAAAGAGGTTGACCAGGGTGCCGAGTGGTTTAAAGATGGCATGAAGCTGGAAGCAATCGACCCTTTAAATTTATCGGCAATATGTGTAGCGACCATCAGAAAG GTGCTCGCGGAGGGATACCTAATGATTGGCATCGACGGCTCGGAAGCAGCGGACGGCTCTGACTGGTTCTGTTACCACGCGTCCTCTCCTTCCATATTCCCTGTTGGTTTCTgtgaaattaacaaaattgaatTGACGCCGCCTCGAG GCTACACAAAACTACCTTTCAAATGGTTTGACTACCTCAGGGAAACGGGATCCGTGGCTGCCCCGGTAAAGTTTTTTAACAAG GAAGTTCCCAATCACGGCTTTCGTGTGGGAATGAAGCTGGAAGCCGTGGACCTCATGGAGCCCCGGCTAGTGTGTGTGGCCACCGTAACGCGCATTATTCACCGCCTCCTAAGGATTCATTTTGACGGCTGGGAGGACGAGTACGATCAGTGGGTGGACTGTGAATCCGCAGACCTCTATCCCGTCGGATGGTGCCAGTTAACGGGTTACCAGTTACAGCCCCCAGCGCCGCAGA CAACGAAAGACAACCAGTCCAATGTGTCCAAACAGAAGAAGAAATCCAAGTCGCAGCAGTACAAGGGACACAAAAAAA